The sequence TCTATGGGGAGTACATTTCTACTAAAAAGTACAACtgatttattgtaatttacCACGTCAGTGGACACGAGCTCGTACTCATTCAACACTTCTTGAACCACCTCACATTCTTGCATCGTGGCTCTAAAAAAGAATTACCAGTCATCTGCGAAAAATAAATGGCTCGCTCTATGGAACCTATAGCAACTTGACACCCTCTCCACAAGCTTTACGACTCCTTTTTCCTAATGAAAGAACTTAGCCCTTCTacataaaaaaaagggtaagGGGATAGAGGATCCAATTACCTTATTAGGAAAATCGGACCAAGAGCCAACCTAAATATGATAGGATACTAAGGTTATACAATTTAGCACCAAACTGGTCCATTTCGCATAAAAACCCAACATTGACATCACCAGTCGAATGAAACCCACTCTAGCCAATCGTACGCTTTACTCATATCAATCTTTAGAGCAACAAAGCCCTCATTCCTTTGCGATTTCTGTTTCAGGTAATATGTTGTCTCGAAAGCAATCAATATATTATCCATTATAATCCTTCCAAGAATGAACGCACTATGTGTGCAGAAATTACACCATTTAACAACGGTTTTAGCCTATTCGTCATCACCTTTGCTAGAATTCTATAAACTACGTTACACAGTGATATTAGTCGGAAATCTGCCATACCAGTGAGTTGTTCCTTCTTTGGTATAAGGACAATATTCATATGATTCAATTGTGAGGTAATGCACCTGTCTAAAAAAAAGCTTCTATAAATTTGCACAACATCGCCACCAACAATTGCCCAAAATGATTGGAAGAAAGTTGGATTCATCCCATCAAGTCCAGGTACTTTATCCGGGTGCATACCAAATAAGGCAGCTCTTACTTTATCTTCGTAATCTTCTCCAAAAGGTAAccatttttttctatataaccTTCAGGGCCACACTCTCAAGTACTTCAAAAGAAAATGAGTTTGTGGTTTGAAAAATTTCAATGAAATAGTTGACCATCAACGCCCCAAATTTCCTTCCCTATCATGTCAGCCACTGTCATCATCTCTTAACTTCTAAATTCTATTTCTTCCTTTCTCCTTGTAGCGTAGGAACGGTAAAAATGTGTGTTTGCAATCACTTACTTAAGTCAATGCAGCTTCGATCGCTACTTCCAATAGATCTCCATGCTCCCGGGTAAACGAAAATATTCCTCCTGTTTATCTCGTTACATGGTCTTTTTATTCTTGTTGTTAACCATATATAAATGGAACAAAATTTTAAATCGATAAATATGTATATGTCATATATATAATCACACACTAAAGTAAATCTCAATTCATCAAAACACTCAAAATTTGAATTGTGAGATTCATGTACAACTTGCTCTTAATAAGAGCGGTAATAAGATAGCATTGAAAAACATACAATTTTTATCGAGTGAGGTAGAGTGAGATTTCATCTCTTCCCTATACGTAACCAGTCCATTATTACCAAAATTAAATGACACAAAgttaatttagataaataaggCGATCAATCACGTAAGAATTATAATTGATGGCGACTCAAAATGATAGAAAAAAGAGAACCCTAATGGCGAAAGAAAAAAGCCTAGGGCGATCATGCCACACGTCTCCCAAGTAACCGGACGTGACATATACGTTAATAGGAGGCTCAATATATGTGATAATATAGTGAAAGATTGAgaacttaattcttaaaattATACAAGTTCAAAGACTTGATATCAAACAATACATGCTAATAAActcaatttttaaaaatttgtaaAATTCAAGGATTTAACCTATTTTTTATTGTTACTTTCTTAGTTTGATGAATTGAATTGTGGAactaaatcttttaaaaataaaaatgagaatCCCAAAGTCATAAAAAGAGTAAATGGAAGATGACAGAAAGATTTGATGTCTCCACTTCATTGGATTCCTCATCTATACATCTCCTCTTtttgatttttatgttatttgGTACATCTTATTTGGACATCTCCTTAATCATTATTATTctaattacatttttatttttccactatatattaataatatctGGATATTCCAAGTAGAACACAATAATTTtagcaaattaaaaaaataggtTAGTGGAGTTCATACGTAAATGACTCAGCAAGAGCATTTTATTCTGTCTCATATAATATTAAGAGATAAGCTAACGAAAAAGTGTAGATTGAGATTTAACATGTACGGAATGGTTgtatcttaatttttttttttttaaaaaagatcaattttaactttACACAATGGTGAAAACATGATTGATTTGTTAAAAACCTAATTTTATAtgtggataaaaaaaaattgaatcaaacttgctttttttttttttttttttttttttttgtatatgtacatgtTGTAATTTGAGTGGTCCAAAACTAATGTTTACGTaccaatgtaaaacttttaagatgttatttgtaattaatccTTTTTGTGATTAAATACAAAACTCAATGAGATAATTAACCACTATAAACCTTAATTTGTTGAAAACAAAAGGGTCAAATCATTCCTAATAGGAGTAGTTTCAACGGCTGGGGACCCGAAAACTATCTATGATAGGGTTCCGGCGGTCGGGCCCCTTCTCTTCGCCCCGGCTCTATGTTATTGGAAATTTAAAAAGACTGGTTTGATTGCTATTTAGCAATCACATCATACATTCCAAACATAAATTgcgtttaaaatatttaatatttaatgtatcagtaacacagttacaaaaaaaatcagttaACTAAGTTTACCACATACAAATTAAGGTGTCTAAGTATACCGTGTCTAAGTATACCGTATCGACAAACTGATTGGAAACTTTGATGTGATAAACTAAATTTTTTCATATTActgtaaaacttctcaaaactaaattaaaatgagactataaaaataaaattggatcATATATTGatcaaattgttttttttaattatatacaaACTCAATTAAAATGAGactataaaagtaaaattggatcATATATTGatcaaattgttttttttaattatatacaaACTCAATGAACTAATTAAATATTTCAACCTTAAGCCAAAACCATccattggttttttttttttttaattatatgcAACCTCAATGTTTTAGGGACCGGAACTACCCATAGTATGGGTAGTTTCGTAATTACATACTCGCGTTTCACAATAGAGAAACTTTTTTGTTTGATTCAATTCATACCacacattaattaaaatttaccAAAATATACTCTTATTAAGTTTAATAAGTTACCGAAATGTACTCTTATTAAGTTTAATAAGTTGTTTTTTTATGTTgagaatatattaaaatttaggGGAGTGTAATCACTCCTTAGGTGTAAGAAAGTTGAAAGGACATGGATCTAATTTACCCTTGCTAAAACACAAAAGTTACAActcaacttttttttatttttttttttattatcatcaTCCATTGCATaaaagagaggaaaaaaattACAACACAAAGGGCAGATATAGATTCTATTACAAGGTTGCAAAATACagtaaaggaagaagaagaaagacagATGATGTCTGCAAAAAAACAGGGTTTGGCAAAAGTGGGGGAAAAAACAACCTTAAAAAAGGTTGTCATGGCAGACTCTATATAATCTGCTGCCATGGCCAAACCCCAAAACCACAAGACACCATTTATCTTCACCCTTCTACCTCAAACTGCGGAATACGAACCCAATCAAATGACTATTCTACCCTCTGAGGTAAACAGACTCAAGACTCAAATCATCAATCATGTTTTGAAACATGATTACAAAAACAttcaagaagaaagaaagactCTCACAATTGAGACACTggcaaaatatattaaaagctGAAACCAAAGCAGTTATGTGCAAAGGTTAGAGGCTAAAACAGTGAGTAGTGCTGTGCCGAAAACCCGAAACAGGAAACAATATTGAAAACCCGAAAAAGTTTGAACCCAGTTGACTGTAATCTCAGGGAGTGTGTGTGACCATCATCAAAGTTTTGCCCGGGTGGCCGGGCGGAAAATGCACGGGCTAATGGAAGCCTGTGAAAAAAGCGACGATGGAAACAACTCCGAGGAAAAAGGAACTGGGTTCTGAAAGATGGAAAGACCCATAGTTGATGGACCCAAAAACTAAACAAACTGTTGCTGCTGATGCTGATGCTGCTGATGCTACTTCACAATATTTTGAATACCTTATATACCCTTTGCTTCTCTCATCGAGGATGGAGAATTGGGGTTCTACCGGACATTGTTCTGTGCTTAGGAAAGGATATCGCATCTCCACAACCGTTCCACAAGAAGGTCGACAGTGGTCGTGCTGATGGCATTGCAGTGCTGGAGATTTAATCCTTGAAGAGTTCGACCCATTTTCACAAAGGCAGGTAGACTTCTATCTGATATCATAGAGCAACCGGATGCGGAAAATACTTGCAGATTGAGCTGTTTTGAGCGAGAAAGAGCTGCAATCCCACAGTCTGAGACTGCACATTTTGAGACGTCGAGTTCACTGAGCAAGAAGCAGTTCTCAGCAATTGCTGCCAAACTTGCATCAGTGATTTTCCCACATCCATCAACATTAAGCACTTCAAGAGTCCAACCATGCTGAACGGTCAATTCTGAGACTACTTTGTCTGAGACATTGACACAGCCACTGAGATTTACGTTCACAAGACCAGCACCGGAGCTCTCGAGTAATGGGATAAACCCAGCATCAGTTACTCCCTGAAGACCAGATAGTTCCAGATGCTGCAATTGAGGACACAGTTTTCCCAAAAGAGCCAGGCTACTGTCACCAAAACCTGGGCAGTTACGGATGCACAATGTTCGCAGAGATTCACAAGGGGACAGCTGAGGAAGTGCAAGGTTAAGATCTCTATATCCCAAACAGCTCACCAGTGAAAGAGTCTTCAATTGTGCACCACACTTCAACAGAGAACCAAAAAGGCCCAGCTGGGTGATCCTGTGGCATTCCTCCAATAGCAGGCTCTCGAGTGACCCTGCAGCTTTCACAAAGGAGACCAATCCACAGTCTGACAGTAGTGCACTTTTGCAGAGACGGAATTGCCTTAAACTTGGGCAACCCTTTCCAACAGCTTCAAGTCCAGCATCTGTCATTCCTAGGCATGATATAACTGTAAAGGACTTCAACATTTGTAAGCCATGACCATTCCCCATGACCCAAAAGCCCCTCTCGCTAACATTTGGCAGGCTAGTAAGAACTAGGTCTGTAACTGTCTTCCCATAGTGTCCAATAACAGCTAGAGATGCGTCAGTAATGTTCAAAGACTGGAGCTTCACCTTTGTCAGGGCACATGTTCCAGAAGACACCAGACCTACAATTCCTTGATCTCCAACAATTGGGCAGTTCTTGATCGAGATGGATCTTAAATTGGTGCAACATCGGCCAACAGCTTGCAGACCTTCATTCCCAATGTTCGAACAGGACTCAATAGTCAGATCCGTCAAATTAGGACAATTCATTGCTACTGCAAGCAAACCCTTGTCGGAAATCGCAGGACATCCACACAGATCAAGCTTCTCCAGCATGTGACAGCCATTAGCAATCTCAAGCAAACCTTCATCACCAACCAATGGCAAATTCCATAAAGAAAGAGCCTTGAGCGAAGGGCAGCCACGGGAAATTGCTCTCAGGCCTACACTTGTTACTCCACAGTTAGAATTGTTTCCACGGATAGCAAGTTTACCCAAACCTCCTCGACCAGCAGTACCAACAGCAATGGCTGCAAGTCTAACATCAGTGGTTTTCTTCCCCTCCAAACTCCTGGAAAGGTACCCATCACCCTCAATTTCCTGATTATCAGCCTCAGATTTCACCTCAACATTCTTCTCCTCATTCTTTCCACAAAGTTCATCCCTGGACATATTGCTCACAAGAGAAAGCCAGCGCTTTGAAACACAAGAGCAGGCACTCCTTTCCTCTCCTCCAGGAAGATGTCGGAAGATTTCAAAGAGACACTCATCTGGGAGAACATCAATTGATGCCTGCTTTTTCTGCTCAAATCTCTCTCCAGAGAAGACAAATGGAGCACTGATGCGAGACCTCTTCCGTGAAGGAAAATACAAATCCACATGATTATCAAGGGACAAAAAGAGGCTCTGCTCCTTGGGGTTTTTGTAGATCGACCCCCGAAGGCAAAAATCATCATCACCTGATTAATCAAACAAACATCTATTAATCCAAGTAACCAATACAACACAAATCAACAAAACTCCATAAACAAGCTTTCAATCAATATTTCAGTAACAACTTAGCATCCTATCTACATAAATAAAGTCCACAAAACCACAAAACATCTCTATATTAAACTTATCACACAATCACCCCTGGTAAGATTGATATCATATCCCCCATAACCAACTAAAACACCCCTAAACAAT comes from Euphorbia lathyris chromosome 8, ddEupLath1.1, whole genome shotgun sequence and encodes:
- the LOC136203750 gene encoding EIN3-binding F-box protein 1 — translated: MSKLIGFAGDDDFCLRGSIYKNPKEQSLFLSLDNHVDLYFPSRKRSRISAPFVFSGERFEQKKQASIDVLPDECLFEIFRHLPGGEERSACSCVSKRWLSLVSNMSRDELCGKNEEKNVEVKSEADNQEIEGDGYLSRSLEGKKTTDVRLAAIAVGTAGRGGLGKLAIRGNNSNCGVTSVGLRAISRGCPSLKALSLWNLPLVGDEGLLEIANGCHMLEKLDLCGCPAISDKGLLAVAMNCPNLTDLTIESCSNIGNEGLQAVGRCCTNLRSISIKNCPIVGDQGIVGLVSSGTCALTKVKLQSLNITDASLAVIGHYGKTVTDLVLTSLPNVSERGFWVMGNGHGLQMLKSFTVISCLGMTDAGLEAVGKGCPSLRQFRLCKSALLSDCGLVSFVKAAGSLESLLLEECHRITQLGLFGSLLKCGAQLKTLSLVSCLGYRDLNLALPQLSPCESLRTLCIRNCPGFGDSSLALLGKLCPQLQHLELSGLQGVTDAGFIPLLESSGAGLVNVNLSGCVNVSDKVVSELTVQHGWTLEVLNVDGCGKITDASLAAIAENCFLLSELDVSKCAVSDCGIAALSRSKQLNLQVFSASGCSMISDRSLPAFVKMGRTLQGLNLQHCNAISTTTVDLLVERLWRCDILS